The window TTATATGATCCGCACAGCACTTCAATTTATACAAAGCGAACTTGAAGCCTATATGGTTAGCCGGGAGAATGATCCCGGCAGCTATAAAACAGGCAACGTTGTTGATTTAAAGCCGATTGTTTTACCTAATGGCAACATCAATATTACGGATTCGACGCATGTTACTATTATGCTGGTGAATATTGAGGAGGAACGCAGGGAAGGAAAGCAAGCCTACTATTTACCAACACCCGATAAAAAGTATTTAAGGCTTAATCCTCCTGTTGAGATTGATTTGTTCCTGCTGTTTGTTGCAAATAATTCCGACTATCCAACCGCGTTGCGCGATCTATCGGATGTTATCGGGTTCTTTCAATCGCACGCTGTGTTTGACAGCCAGGGTTACCCTTCGCTCAACGCCTCGGTAACCGATGCGGTTAATAAGCCCTGGCAGCTGATAGACAGGCTGAGTTTCAAACTGGTTAGCCTGACTTTTGAGCAGCAAAATAACCTGTGGGGTATGTTAAGCTCAAAATATATGCCAAGCGCGGTTTACCGGGTTAAGCTCCTTACCGCGTTTGAAACCAAGGGCAATGATGTGGTTACTTCGGTTAGTGAACTTGATTTTGTTGAAAACTAATTGAAATATGGCAACGCTAACAGTAAAATATTCGCAGCTGCTCACCTTGTCGGTAATGCAACAGTTTTATAGAAATGGCATTTGCGCGGCGTATACCACTGCCCCCAAATTGGATTTCACCATATTACCAACTGATGAATGCCTTGCTTTTTTGAAAGCAAAAAATATGGTATTTAAAAGTACAGATACTACAGGCGGATTTACCATCATGGCACGTACCCTGGGTACCAATCTTTCAGGAAATCCTCTTTTAAAAAGCAGGATAACCAATACCGATAAACTTACCTTTTTTATGCTGCTGAATAACCCTAACGCAGTAAATTTTGATTTGTTGCCAACGCAATTGGCCGCCGGCAATATTTATTATTTCAGCAACCAGGTGGTTGACAATGCAGCCTTGCGCACCAATTTGCATTTATCAAAAAACAAACTTGGCGTAGATGGAAACAACGATCAGGTAAAAAAAACGGATGTTAATTACAAGTACAGCTTTGCCGGTGTTGTAACAACCGCCCAGGCGGTAGTTAAACATCTTTTAACTGGGCTAACTGTAAACGCCGCGTCTGTTATTGTGCAAGGCACAAACTCTATACTAACTTTTAATCTTTCAGCTTTACCATCAGGTCGCTGCCAGTTACTGATCAGCAATGTGCTTATTGATACATTTTATTTTTTGGGTACTATGGCAAGTCAGCCCGTGTTCGGCGTTATCGAACTTAACCTTGCCGCCACATTACCTGCTAATTACAGGATAATTGAAACTGATCAATCCTTACTGCCTACACGGCCCAACTATACTGTTTTGTTTAAAAACCGGCCAACTTTTTGGCGCTACAATATACAGCTGCAAACTACCAGTCCTATTTACCTGGAGATGGCCAAGTTAACGCCCGCGCAAAAAACAGATTATATCAACCAGCTCAGTATTACCTGTAACGATGCAAGTATCAAATTTAAGCTGGCTTCAAATACCGATCTAAGTTTTGTGTTTGTATCGCTGGCCGGCATTCCACTACAGGAAAAGTACGTCTTGTCGTCAAGCGCCACTGGTGCCCCGCTCGTTTTTACCCTATACAAACACATTACAACCAATAAAACCGAGGTGAAATCAAACCTGGCATACCCGTCGACAGGTATCATCAATGCAAGCAATCCTCCAGCTATTTACTCAGACATATTTATATCACTTTAAAAACACTTTAAAAAACAATAAAAAATGGCAAATTACAGATCTCCAGGTGTATATGTAGAAGAAATATCCACCTTACCACCTTCAATTGCAGAAGTAGAATCTGCTGTACCCGCTTTTATAGGCTATACACAGATAGCTACTAACCTGGCAACCGACGATCTGGCCGGGGTGCCCACGCCCATCAACAGCATGGCCGATTATATTCAGTATTTTGGGGGGCCGGATGTTGAAAGCGCAGCAAACCTGACAATAGCGGTTGACGAGCAGCAATCAGGAGGAAAAACAACTGGTTATACCGCTAAGCTGACGTTTGCTAACTCTGGCATGAGCAAGCATATTTTGTACCATGCGGTAAAACTTTATTTCGCAAACGGAGGTACACGCTGCTACATCGTTTCGGTTGGGAAATACAGCGGAAACGTTTCAGAGACCGATTTGGAAGCAGGTCTTACAACTTTGGGCACAACAGAAGGCCCTACCATTTTATTGTGCCCAGAGGCTATATCATCTAACACGCCCAATACCTTTAACCAGGCTATGCTTTTGCAGGCAGCAACCCTGGGCGATAGGTTTGCCATTATTGATACGGCGACAACAACAGTACCTAAAAGTACAAGCTCGGTAGCCGCAGATACCAGCGCCACTATTACTCCTTTACCAGCCGGGCAACCCGAAAGTTCATACGGAGCAGTGTATTATCCATTCCTGCAAACATCGTATAATCATAATTTTAATTTTGATGCCCTTACCATAACCACTTACACCGTTAATGGGGCAGTGCCAAGCCCGGCAAGCCCCAACGCTGGTGTAGCACTTGGCTCACTTAAAACTACTGTTTCGTTATTATACAACGCTATTCTTGCACAATACCAGGGTTATTTTATCACACTGCCACCTTCGGCAGCCATAGCAGGTGTTTATTGTAATGTAGATGCAACCAGGGGTGTTTGGAAAGCACCTGCAAATGTTTCGTTAAACGCTGTAAACAAGGCTGTGGTATCGGTAACACGCGGCGAACAGGACTTGCTGAATATAAACGATCAAAGCGGAAAATCGGTAAACGCTATTTTGAACTCGCCAAATTTTGGCACGCTGGTTATGGGGGCCCGTACCCTGGACGGAAACGATAATGAATGGAAATATGTTAACGTTCGCCGCTTTTTTATAACTGTTGAGCAGTCTATTAAAAACTCCACTGCATCATTTGTATTTGAACCTAATACTTCGGCAACCTGGGTTAAGGTACAGGCAATGATATCAAATTACCTGTTTTTAAAATGGCGCGATGGCGCACTTGCCGGAGCAAAATCCGACCAGGCCTATTTTGTAAACGTAGGTTTGGGCAGCACCATGACCTCGCTTGATATTCTTGAAGGACGAATGATCATTGAAATTGGAATGGCTGTAGCGCGGCCTGCCGAGTTTGTAGTGCTTCGCTTCGAACAAATGCTGCAAACTTCCTAATGTCGTGTCAACGATAAATTGACGGATAGTCTTTAGTCCAAAGCCTTAAGTTCTAAGCCCGAAAAGAAAAAAATCAACTTTAGACTTACGACTTAGTACTCTTGACTTAGCACTAATCGCAAAAAACAAGTATTTAACTGTATTATAAAAACATCAACAACAATATAAAATGGCAAATTACCCAATTCCAGTCTTCCATTTCAGTGTTTCATTGGGGGGCGGAGCACCTATAGGTTTTTCAGAAGTAAGCGGACTTACCCAAGAGGTACAGGCGATAGATTATCGTGATGGCTTAATGTCATACACTACCTTACCGCTTAAAAGGCCAGGCTTAAAAAAAGCAAGCAATATCACTTTGAAAAAGGGATATATTGAAAAAGACAATAATTTTTACAACTGGCTCAACAACAGTGGTAACCCTGGCGTTGACCGCCGCGACCTGACAATTACGCTGTTGAATGACGAAAACAACCCTGTTTTTGTCTGGAGCGTAACACAGGCATGGCCGGTAAAAATTGAAGGCCCGGGTTTAAAAGCTACCGGTAACGAGATAGCAATTGAATCTATCGAATTGGTGCACGAGGGGATAGTAGTAACAGCGGCTTAAAATGGCAACCTATTATCCACCGGGCGGCTTTTACTTTAAAGTGGAATTTGTTGGGGTAAGCGGTGCCGATAGCGATACCGAACAACGTTTCCAGGAAGTTAGCGGCCTAACGGTCGAAGTTGAAGTGGAGGAGTTGCGCGAAGGAGGCGAGAACAGGTTTGTTTACAAATTCCCAAAACGGGCCAAGTATCCAAACCTGGTTTTAAAAAGGGGATTGTTAAAAGGCACCAAATTGCTTGATTGGTTTCACTCTGCCATGAATACCTACTTCACAGTAGTTGTTTATGACTTTAAACCGGCTGATATGCTGATAACACTGATGGACGAAGCAGGCCAGCCCTATGCCGTCTGGAACGTAGTGCAGGCGTATCCGCTAAAGTGGTCTACTTCCGATTTTAAAGCCACAGATAACTCGGTTGTTGTGGAAACCATAGAGCTTGCTTATCAATATTTTGAACGAAAAATGTAAAAAGCTATGCCTGTACAAATAAACGAAGTAATCATCCGGACGATAGTTGACACGGCTCCGGTAAGCCAGGAAACCCAGCCGGAGCCGGCAGCAAATAACAATAGCTCGGAATACGAAGCAATTGAAAAGGTACTTGAAATAATTAAAGAAAAAAACGAACGCTGATGGATACGCAAAGCGCGGCAATGTTGCCCTTTAACCTTAAAATAATATCGACCGATGAAAACGGTATACCCAGCTTAGGCGTGCCTTTTTTGGCCATGTTTAATCCCGAAAACATAGCCATTAACGAAACCGTTAGCTGGAATGAAAAGAAGCCTGTAGGGCAGGCAGGCACCGACCCTACTTTTGTTGGTATACAGCCGCGCACTTTTACTATTGAGCTGACGCTTGATGGAACCGGGGTAAATACCAACGGTGTAAAAATCCCGGTTACAGCGCAGGTGCTTCTCTTCCGGGCGGCTACAACCAGCATCAATGGCACGCTTCACAAACCCAATTATTTACTGATACAGTATGGTTTGTTTATCTGTAATTGTTGTTTAAAATCGTCAACGGTTACTTACACCATGTTTGATATGTTCGGCTTGCCAATACGGGCCAAAATAAGCGCCACGTTTACCGAACGGACGCCCCAGGCATTGGGCGGCATATTAAGTATGCTGTCCTCGCCCGATCTTACACATACCGTACCGATAAAGCAGTGGGATCTGCTGCCTTTGTTAACCTACCGGATATATAAAGATCAAAACTATTATTTGCAGGTGGCAAAGGTTAATAAGCTTAAAAATTTCAGGAAACTCACGGCAGGCAGTTCGCTCATTTTTCCGCCGATTTCAAACAAGTAAAAATTCCCAATTTAATCAGCTAAGTTATGTTAGATAGTTTACCACCA is drawn from Mucilaginibacter ginsenosidivorax and contains these coding sequences:
- a CDS encoding phage tail sheath family protein; this encodes MANYRSPGVYVEEISTLPPSIAEVESAVPAFIGYTQIATNLATDDLAGVPTPINSMADYIQYFGGPDVESAANLTIAVDEQQSGGKTTGYTAKLTFANSGMSKHILYHAVKLYFANGGTRCYIVSVGKYSGNVSETDLEAGLTTLGTTEGPTILLCPEAISSNTPNTFNQAMLLQAATLGDRFAIIDTATTTVPKSTSSVAADTSATITPLPAGQPESSYGAVYYPFLQTSYNHNFNFDALTITTYTVNGAVPSPASPNAGVALGSLKTTVSLLYNAILAQYQGYFITLPPSAAIAGVYCNVDATRGVWKAPANVSLNAVNKAVVSVTRGEQDLLNINDQSGKSVNAILNSPNFGTLVMGARTLDGNDNEWKYVNVRRFFITVEQSIKNSTASFVFEPNTSATWVKVQAMISNYLFLKWRDGALAGAKSDQAYFVNVGLGSTMTSLDILEGRMIIEIGMAVARPAEFVVLRFEQMLQTS
- a CDS encoding phage tail protein — translated: MATYYPPGGFYFKVEFVGVSGADSDTEQRFQEVSGLTVEVEVEELREGGENRFVYKFPKRAKYPNLVLKRGLLKGTKLLDWFHSAMNTYFTVVVYDFKPADMLITLMDEAGQPYAVWNVVQAYPLKWSTSDFKATDNSVVVETIELAYQYFERKM
- a CDS encoding CIS tube protein — its product is MDTQSAAMLPFNLKIISTDENGIPSLGVPFLAMFNPENIAINETVSWNEKKPVGQAGTDPTFVGIQPRTFTIELTLDGTGVNTNGVKIPVTAQVLLFRAATTSINGTLHKPNYLLIQYGLFICNCCLKSSTVTYTMFDMFGLPIRAKISATFTERTPQALGGILSMLSSPDLTHTVPIKQWDLLPLLTYRIYKDQNYYLQVAKVNKLKNFRKLTAGSSLIFPPISNK
- a CDS encoding DUF5908 family protein, with product MPVQINEVIIRTIVDTAPVSQETQPEPAANNNSSEYEAIEKVLEIIKEKNER
- a CDS encoding phage tail protein; amino-acid sequence: MANYPIPVFHFSVSLGGGAPIGFSEVSGLTQEVQAIDYRDGLMSYTTLPLKRPGLKKASNITLKKGYIEKDNNFYNWLNNSGNPGVDRRDLTITLLNDENNPVFVWSVTQAWPVKIEGPGLKATGNEIAIESIELVHEGIVVTAA
- a CDS encoding DUF4255 domain-containing protein, producing the protein MIRTALQFIQSELEAYMVSRENDPGSYKTGNVVDLKPIVLPNGNINITDSTHVTIMLVNIEEERREGKQAYYLPTPDKKYLRLNPPVEIDLFLLFVANNSDYPTALRDLSDVIGFFQSHAVFDSQGYPSLNASVTDAVNKPWQLIDRLSFKLVSLTFEQQNNLWGMLSSKYMPSAVYRVKLLTAFETKGNDVVTSVSELDFVEN